Proteins from a single region of Streptomyces marianii:
- a CDS encoding GntR family transcriptional regulator: MTNRPQGPKRWSAQQIAEDLRRRMHEGEFASTGQLPPTRELVERYSTSGETLRQAVLKLKTWGLVTSQQGKGVYVRTIDPVEWRIRTTDPGAAGRRLAVDFDSWKASVESLGRVASQDPCVVTAQRAPDEIADWLELEPGAWAVARRALRRCDGVPFQLADYWFPLDVAMNSPLMEDHDISGVDAVLADIGHAQVHRRHIVRSWLPTEDEAKRLELEPDATNPITRHVVVARGTEGKPVCCTVTVAPGDRNVLIYDFDE; the protein is encoded by the coding sequence ATGACGAACCGACCTCAGGGGCCCAAGCGCTGGAGCGCCCAGCAGATCGCCGAGGACCTCCGGCGACGCATGCACGAGGGCGAGTTCGCCAGTACCGGCCAACTTCCGCCGACCCGCGAACTGGTCGAGCGGTACAGCACCTCCGGGGAGACGCTGCGCCAGGCCGTCCTCAAGCTCAAGACCTGGGGGCTGGTGACCTCTCAACAGGGAAAGGGCGTCTACGTCCGCACGATCGACCCGGTGGAATGGCGCATCCGCACCACAGACCCTGGGGCCGCCGGCCGCCGGCTCGCCGTCGACTTCGACAGCTGGAAGGCGTCAGTCGAAAGCCTCGGCCGGGTCGCGAGCCAGGACCCCTGCGTCGTCACCGCCCAGCGCGCGCCTGACGAGATCGCCGACTGGCTGGAGCTCGAACCCGGCGCCTGGGCCGTGGCCCGGCGTGCCCTCCGACGCTGCGACGGCGTCCCCTTCCAGCTCGCCGACTACTGGTTCCCCCTGGACGTGGCGATGAACAGCCCGCTCATGGAGGACCACGACATCAGCGGAGTCGACGCCGTTCTGGCCGACATCGGTCACGCGCAGGTACACCGCCGGCACATCGTGCGCTCCTGGCTGCCCACCGAAGACGAAGCAAAACGGCTCGAACTCGAGCCCGACGCAACGAACCCGATCACCCGCCACGTCGTCGTAGCCCGCGGGACCGAAGGAAAGCCCGTCTGCTGCACAGTCACTGTCGCTCCCGGAGACCGTAACGTCCTGATCTACGACTTCGACGAGTAG
- a CDS encoding coenzyme F420-0:L-glutamate ligase yields the protein MTAAPTSGFSAFALEPFPELQPGDDLAGTITSVLSSTGTELRDGDILVVASKVVSIAEKRYVDLASVTPGPEALELSARTGKPAEIIQLILDSSSEHFLATDKGPIIARHTLGYQLTSAGIDRAGTEGAWLLPVDPDASARALRDALITYTGSHVAVVIADSDGRADRRGATVISIGAAGVGPLRTTEHAGKRQEETFTDLIAAAAGIILGQRGRGAPVAVLRGIAYEASDEGVASMLHHRP from the coding sequence ATGACAGCCGCCCCGACCTCCGGCTTCTCCGCCTTCGCTCTGGAGCCCTTCCCCGAACTCCAGCCCGGTGACGATCTGGCCGGAACCATCACCAGCGTCCTCAGCAGCACCGGCACCGAACTGCGCGACGGAGACATCCTCGTGGTCGCCAGCAAGGTCGTCTCCATCGCGGAGAAGCGGTACGTCGACCTCGCCAGCGTCACCCCGGGGCCCGAGGCCCTGGAGCTGTCCGCCAGGACGGGCAAGCCCGCCGAGATCATCCAACTGATCTTGGACTCATCGAGCGAGCACTTCCTGGCCACCGACAAGGGCCCCATCATCGCCCGGCACACCCTCGGCTACCAGCTCACCTCCGCCGGGATTGACCGCGCCGGCACCGAGGGCGCCTGGCTGCTGCCGGTGGATCCGGACGCCTCCGCCCGCGCCCTGCGCGACGCCCTGATCACCTACACCGGCTCCCACGTCGCCGTGGTGATCGCGGACTCCGACGGACGCGCCGACCGTCGCGGGGCCACCGTCATCTCCATCGGCGCGGCGGGCGTCGGGCCCCTGCGAACGACGGAGCACGCCGGCAAGCGGCAGGAGGAGACGTTCACCGACCTCATCGCCGCGGCGGCCGGGATCATCCTCGGCCAACGCGGCCGGGGCGCCCCGGTCGCTGTCCTGCGGGGCATCGCGTACGAGGCCAGCGACGAGGGCGTGGCGTCGATGCTTCACCACCGGCCGTGA
- a CDS encoding NAD-dependent epimerase/dehydratase family protein — MGTRLAADLATHGIPLRLLDRRPADARPPAGVEFVRADLRDLDATEKAAAGISAIVHLAGITQEGPFADMVEHNITGAHHVLEAVRRQRVPRVVLASSHHVTGLNPVDGPAPLAPDSFYAVSKVTAEALGHLYAHKTDVQVVAVRIGSYRDRPTEPRHRATWLSPRDATALLYSAATRPLTGPFLTVYGTSGNRESWWPRTGWNALGYQPSDSADQHPGSGPLADRFMGGAFADDDLPT; from the coding sequence ATCGGGACCCGGCTGGCGGCCGACCTCGCCACCCACGGGATACCCCTGCGGCTGCTCGACCGGCGGCCCGCCGACGCCCGGCCGCCCGCGGGCGTCGAGTTCGTCCGGGCCGACCTGCGAGACCTCGACGCCACCGAGAAAGCCGCCGCCGGGATATCCGCCATCGTGCACCTCGCGGGGATCACTCAGGAGGGGCCGTTCGCCGACATGGTGGAGCACAACATCACCGGCGCCCACCACGTGCTGGAGGCTGTCCGCCGCCAGCGGGTACCGCGTGTGGTGCTGGCCAGCAGCCACCACGTCACCGGCCTGAACCCCGTCGACGGACCGGCGCCGCTGGCGCCGGACAGCTTCTACGCCGTATCCAAGGTCACCGCCGAGGCCCTGGGCCACCTCTACGCTCACAAGACCGACGTGCAGGTCGTCGCTGTCCGCATCGGCAGCTACCGCGACCGCCCCACCGAGCCCCGCCACCGGGCGACCTGGCTCAGCCCCCGCGACGCCACCGCTCTGCTCTACTCAGCCGCCACCCGGCCCCTGACCGGCCCGTTCCTCACCGTGTACGGCACCTCCGGCAACCGCGAGTCGTGGTGGCCCCGCACCGGCTGGAACGCCCTCGGCTACCAGCCGTCCGACAGCGCCGACCAGCACCCCGGGTCCGGGCCGCTGGCCGACCGCTTCATGGGCGGCGCCTTCGCCGACGACGACCTCCCCACGTAG
- a CDS encoding shikimate dehydrogenase family protein → MKATGTANTVTVRGGRLLGENTDVDGMLQALLEAGITRVESACVLGAGATAATALAALHTLGCREATVIARDMARTRELTGAAERIGIGVRFRPWAEASRHLTASLVVSALPPGAADPLAALWSAAGNTLLDVVYRPWPTPLAQSAIRPGSTVIGGLPMLIHQAARQVELQTGYTQAPLSAMRTAAEDALGPLTSGA, encoded by the coding sequence GTGAAGGCCACCGGCACCGCCAACACCGTGACCGTGCGCGGTGGCCGGCTCCTGGGTGAGAACACCGACGTCGACGGCATGCTCCAAGCCCTCCTCGAGGCCGGTATCACCCGGGTGGAGTCGGCGTGCGTGCTCGGGGCGGGCGCGACCGCCGCCACCGCCCTTGCCGCCCTGCACACCCTGGGCTGCCGCGAGGCCACCGTCATCGCCCGCGACATGGCCCGCACGCGCGAACTGACCGGCGCCGCTGAGCGGATCGGGATCGGCGTGCGGTTCCGCCCGTGGGCCGAAGCCAGCCGGCACCTGACGGCCAGCCTGGTCGTCTCCGCGCTCCCGCCCGGTGCCGCCGACCCGCTCGCAGCCCTGTGGTCGGCGGCGGGGAACACGCTCCTTGACGTCGTGTACCGGCCTTGGCCCACCCCGCTCGCCCAGTCAGCCATCCGCCCAGGCAGCACTGTCATCGGCGGACTACCGATGCTCATCCACCAGGCCGCCCGACAGGTCGAACTCCAGACCGGCTACACCCAGGCACCCCTGTCTGCGATGCGTACGGCGGCGGAGGACGCCCTCGGCCCGCTCACCTCGGGCGCGTAG
- a CDS encoding 3'-5' exonuclease — MDPLTHDPRFAAMTFVVIDFEGLTPAGRPAEPIEVAALTLRPLDGRLVEIGRFEELMRPPADVPVTARDVQLKGITQRMLTSAAPAAEVMAQLDARLTAHPYRLVAHHASTEAGIIARQAEHCPVLAATPLLDTLRLAKAVVPGLGSYGLDSLLGYYGIPKPAGRHRAMPDVAVTAQVLARLLDEGCAGGQWRTLLELDAAAGLQPKRPPTAPEAEQSALF, encoded by the coding sequence GTGGATCCGCTGACGCATGATCCCCGCTTCGCCGCGATGACTTTTGTGGTGATCGACTTCGAGGGCCTTACCCCCGCAGGACGGCCCGCCGAGCCGATCGAGGTCGCGGCGCTGACGCTGCGCCCGCTGGATGGCCGACTGGTGGAAATCGGCCGGTTCGAGGAGCTGATGCGACCGCCTGCCGACGTGCCCGTGACCGCGCGGGACGTCCAGCTCAAGGGCATCACCCAGCGGATGCTCACCTCGGCGGCCCCCGCCGCCGAGGTGATGGCGCAGCTCGACGCGCGCCTGACTGCGCACCCGTACCGACTGGTCGCCCACCACGCATCCACGGAAGCCGGGATAATCGCCCGCCAGGCAGAACACTGTCCCGTACTCGCCGCGACGCCGCTGCTGGACACGCTGCGTCTGGCCAAGGCCGTCGTGCCCGGACTCGGCTCCTACGGACTGGACAGCCTGCTGGGCTACTACGGCATCCCCAAGCCTGCCGGACGGCACCGGGCGATGCCGGATGTCGCGGTCACCGCCCAGGTGTTGGCCCGACTGTTGGACGAAGGGTGCGCCGGTGGTCAGTGGCGCACCCTCCTCGAGCTGGACGCGGCCGCCGGCCTGCAGCCCAAACGGCCACCCACGGCCCCGGAAGCAGAGCAAAGTGCTCTGTTCTGA
- a CDS encoding class I SAM-dependent methyltransferase — MTESDTVETWNVYGAHQLSRGLELPELDRWDWGICDVGPGIEAFGDVNGLRVLDLGSGLGRHAAHLAARGADVTAVDASPAQHQRALARYPATPGLHLVCADAVEHLRDADPYDLIYSVGSIPYLDPDRLLPVLASGLAPGGRLLFSALHTNSDGTGPSAALVPRPELLRLPGITKDHPVNMWVLTPQLWEELLVQHGLRLESVSAIDSPKPDNRVSYRLSAAQRPQRVPSPACGSRRRPQGRGHRGSADA, encoded by the coding sequence ATGACTGAGTCGGACACCGTCGAGACCTGGAACGTCTATGGCGCCCACCAACTGTCCAGAGGGCTGGAGCTGCCCGAGCTGGACCGGTGGGACTGGGGCATCTGCGACGTCGGTCCTGGCATCGAAGCCTTCGGCGACGTGAACGGGCTGCGCGTCCTCGACCTTGGCAGCGGCCTTGGTCGGCACGCCGCTCACCTCGCCGCCCGGGGCGCCGACGTCACCGCCGTGGACGCGTCCCCCGCCCAGCACCAGCGTGCCCTCGCCCGCTACCCGGCCACCCCGGGTCTGCACCTGGTGTGCGCCGACGCTGTGGAACACCTGCGTGACGCCGATCCGTACGACCTGATCTACTCCGTCGGCTCCATCCCGTATCTGGACCCCGACCGGTTGCTGCCCGTCCTGGCCAGCGGCCTCGCACCCGGCGGCCGACTGCTCTTCTCGGCGCTGCACACCAACTCTGACGGCACCGGGCCGTCGGCCGCGTTGGTGCCGCGCCCCGAGCTTCTGCGGCTGCCCGGTATTACCAAGGACCACCCCGTGAACATGTGGGTCCTCACCCCGCAGCTGTGGGAGGAACTCTTGGTCCAGCACGGCCTCAGATTGGAATCGGTCTCGGCTATCGACTCCCCGAAACCGGACAACCGCGTCTCCTACCGGCTGTCCGCAGCCCAGCGTCCGCAGCGGGTGCCAAGCCCGGCATGCGGCAGCCGACGGCGGCCCCAGGGGAGGGGACACCGTGGATCCGCTGACGCATGA
- a CDS encoding serine hydrolase domain-containing protein, translated as MPVPFTADDTSRLRDTLGQVVADGASPGGVIAYGTTGASPGFLSVGKVALECGDTEPDQDTVYDIASLTKVVATWPLIGQALEAGLLDLDAPIRDFLPPMNSEAPSGEATVRQLIAHTSGLRASTRLDHYRGADLPLHELLCREPLEDAPGQHRYINRGYILLGLALAHIHGRPLDQLGATLWGTLGMDATVYGPVARTPKVAPTEQRIPGAPRIWGAPHDDNAGLLGGIAGHAGAFSTPSDLAVYAQGLLAAHTDGDERGLGDWLHASLVPQAPIEPGLDRGLSWILAAGGRVAYHHGFTGTSLYLAPETGRYLVICTNAVYGGNARTKIAPLRALALKTISAT; from the coding sequence ATGCCCGTCCCGTTCACCGCCGATGACACCAGCCGCCTCCGGGACACCCTCGGCCAGGTCGTCGCCGACGGCGCCTCCCCGGGTGGCGTCATCGCCTACGGCACCACCGGCGCCAGCCCCGGCTTCCTCAGCGTCGGCAAGGTCGCTCTCGAGTGTGGCGACACCGAACCCGACCAGGACACCGTCTACGACATCGCCTCGCTGACGAAGGTCGTGGCCACCTGGCCCCTGATCGGCCAGGCCCTGGAGGCGGGGCTGCTCGACCTCGACGCTCCGATCCGCGACTTCCTGCCACCGATGAACAGCGAGGCCCCCAGCGGCGAGGCGACCGTGCGCCAGCTGATCGCGCACACCTCCGGCCTTCGCGCCTCCACGCGCCTCGACCACTACCGCGGCGCCGACCTGCCGCTGCACGAACTCCTGTGCCGTGAACCGCTAGAAGACGCCCCTGGCCAGCACCGGTACATCAACCGCGGCTACATCCTGCTCGGCCTGGCCCTCGCCCACATCCACGGCCGCCCCCTCGACCAACTCGGCGCGACCCTGTGGGGAACGCTCGGGATGGACGCCACCGTGTACGGGCCCGTCGCCCGCACCCCCAAGGTCGCTCCGACCGAACAGCGCATCCCCGGCGCCCCGCGCATCTGGGGCGCCCCGCACGACGACAACGCCGGCCTCCTCGGTGGGATCGCCGGCCACGCCGGAGCGTTCTCCACCCCCAGCGACCTCGCGGTATACGCCCAGGGGCTGTTGGCCGCCCACACGGACGGGGACGAGCGCGGCCTGGGCGACTGGCTGCACGCCAGCCTCGTCCCCCAGGCACCGATCGAGCCCGGCCTGGACCGTGGCCTGTCCTGGATCCTCGCCGCCGGCGGGCGCGTCGCGTACCACCACGGGTTCACCGGTACGAGCCTCTACCTCGCGCCGGAGACCGGCCGCTACCTCGTCATCTGCACCAACGCCGTCTACGGCGGCAACGCCCGCACCAAGATCGCCCCGCTGCGGGCCCTCGCCCTCAAGACCATCTCCGCCACCTGA
- a CDS encoding peptide deformylase yields the protein MPAPGPGASFFDVRAQVPRPLQTTVETTTAAGSTESAVYERGDVRLIAHEIDHLDGLLPMDRMRPGVRLVPVEEYRTTAEATGRPWSYE from the coding sequence GTGCCGGCCCCCGGACCCGGAGCGTCGTTCTTCGACGTACGGGCACAGGTTCCCCGCCCCCTGCAGACCACGGTGGAAACGACGACGGCAGCAGGTAGCACCGAGAGTGCCGTCTACGAGCGCGGCGACGTACGGCTCATCGCGCACGAGATTGATCACCTCGATGGACTTCTGCCGATGGACCGGATGCGGCCCGGTGTGAGACTGGTCCCGGTCGAGGAGTACCGCACGACGGCCGAGGCCACTGGCCGACCCTGGTCGTACGAGTAG
- a CDS encoding carbon-nitrogen hydrolase family protein has translation MTTPALNQRPSASRTLRLAVAQSTVPEDPTDRGALRAAGQEIRELMAEAAGAGARLVQFPEGAIVYPSKHVMAAGPDGELVPADWSRAAWDVMREEAESIATLAGELRLWTAFGSLHPLTPPSKPHNSLFIVSDHGQLVARYDKRFLSHTEVSYLYTPGREPLVFEVGGIRVGCALCVEANFPPLFAEYERLEVDLVLLSVMVDDAPRARVAQAYGTLYSYWLGYSVPAQFSATVPSGIVAPGGRWLAQCPADGQPALTVADIDLDSADPDIEVALRYARPWRRRVQEGLYEDRLVVGDPRSDIRTAF, from the coding sequence ATGACGACCCCTGCACTCAACCAACGCCCCAGCGCATCCAGGACATTGCGGCTGGCGGTCGCGCAGAGCACGGTGCCGGAGGACCCCACTGACCGGGGAGCACTGCGAGCAGCCGGGCAGGAAATCCGGGAGTTGATGGCGGAGGCAGCCGGGGCGGGCGCGCGGCTGGTGCAGTTCCCCGAGGGGGCGATCGTCTACCCGAGTAAGCACGTGATGGCGGCCGGGCCGGACGGCGAGCTGGTCCCGGCGGACTGGAGCCGTGCCGCCTGGGACGTCATGCGTGAGGAGGCGGAGTCGATCGCCACGCTGGCAGGGGAACTGCGGCTGTGGACGGCGTTCGGGTCGCTTCACCCCCTCACGCCGCCGAGCAAGCCACACAACAGCCTCTTCATCGTCTCCGACCACGGCCAGCTGGTCGCGCGGTACGATAAGCGGTTCCTGTCGCACACCGAGGTCTCCTACCTGTACACCCCGGGCCGCGAGCCGCTGGTCTTCGAGGTGGGCGGGATCCGCGTCGGCTGCGCGCTGTGCGTGGAGGCGAACTTCCCGCCGCTCTTCGCCGAATACGAGCGCCTGGAGGTCGACTTGGTCCTGCTCTCCGTGATGGTCGACGACGCTCCGAGGGCGCGCGTCGCACAGGCCTACGGGACGCTCTACAGCTACTGGCTCGGATACTCGGTGCCGGCGCAGTTCAGCGCCACGGTGCCGTCCGGGATCGTGGCCCCCGGCGGCCGCTGGCTGGCGCAGTGCCCCGCCGATGGGCAGCCTGCTCTGACGGTCGCGGACATCGACCTCGACTCTGCCGACCCGGACATCGAGGTGGCCCTTCGGTACGCCCGGCCCTGGCGTCGCCGGGTGCAGGAAGGGCTCTACGAGGACCGGCTGGTAGTCGGGGACCCGCGCAGCGACATCCGCACGGCCTTCTGA
- a CDS encoding GFA family protein, with product MNAALTPDQPSAQPQTGRHPAPGRPEITRTGHCQCRRIVYQVLGEPIDPHLCSCPHETRISGGPAVLWVGFDKKGLTWTGPGGEPTWYATWPTLRRGFCPHCGTHLISVADDSDLIMVTAFSLDDRSGTDPVGHSYRHEAVPWMTIALADDPSAPRPASP from the coding sequence ATGAACGCCGCACTCACGCCCGACCAGCCCTCCGCCCAGCCTCAGACCGGGCGGCACCCTGCGCCCGGCCGGCCCGAGATCACTCGGACCGGGCACTGCCAGTGCCGCCGCATCGTCTACCAGGTCCTTGGCGAACCGATCGACCCGCACCTGTGCTCCTGCCCACATGAGACACGTATCTCTGGCGGCCCCGCAGTCCTGTGGGTCGGCTTCGATAAGAAGGGGCTGACGTGGACCGGCCCCGGCGGCGAACCGACGTGGTACGCCACCTGGCCCACACTTCGCCGGGGCTTTTGCCCGCACTGCGGGACGCACCTCATCTCTGTCGCTGACGACTCCGACCTGATCATGGTTACTGCCTTCAGCCTCGACGACCGCAGCGGCACCGACCCAGTCGGGCACTCCTACCGGCACGAGGCTGTTCCCTGGATGACCATCGCCCTCGCCGACGACCCTTCCGCTCCGCGACCCGCCTCGCCCTGA
- a CDS encoding NUDIX hydrolase produces MTTTSAPDDRPSVAMSDEAYGTLRASTALWAGTSVLITNRRGQVLVQRVSYRPTRLLPGGAVDKSEPPAKGAGRELKEELGVTATITRGLAVDWVSPTGRKTPPALKFPGEILHVFDGGVWDDDQIAAIRPAPGEIDDIEFVEPADLPAVMAPDDARRALSALRARINGAGPVFLEDGLPIAPTVLDRVGVLRTARARHHLSFHATSVPANLPVRQSWVWAFAPDGRVLVLLGPDTGGAVLPGGKPEPEDGGDPVATAVRETREEAAADLAGARYLGYLSDPDVPCARVRYAAALTRLDAAHVDPATGRTYVRILATPEQALEFFDWGPSAAQEQLTAAHQARVLLGIPKAAHQPVTEITDQISW; encoded by the coding sequence ATGACTACGACTTCCGCCCCGGACGACCGTCCCAGCGTGGCGATGAGCGATGAGGCGTACGGGACGCTGCGCGCGTCGACTGCCCTGTGGGCCGGCACGTCCGTGTTGATCACCAACCGGCGCGGTCAGGTCCTGGTTCAGCGCGTCAGCTACCGGCCCACTCGCCTGCTTCCCGGCGGCGCCGTCGACAAGAGCGAACCTCCCGCCAAGGGCGCGGGCCGCGAGCTGAAAGAGGAGCTCGGCGTCACGGCGACCATCACCCGCGGGCTGGCCGTCGACTGGGTCTCCCCCACCGGCCGGAAAACGCCGCCGGCGCTGAAGTTCCCCGGCGAGATCCTGCACGTCTTCGACGGCGGCGTCTGGGACGACGACCAGATCGCGGCGATCCGGCCCGCCCCAGGCGAGATCGACGACATCGAGTTCGTCGAACCCGCTGACCTTCCTGCTGTGATGGCTCCGGACGACGCCCGTCGCGCACTGTCCGCACTCCGCGCCCGCATCAACGGCGCCGGACCCGTCTTCCTGGAGGACGGACTCCCGATCGCCCCCACCGTCCTCGACCGAGTGGGTGTCCTGCGCACCGCCCGGGCCCGCCACCACCTGTCATTCCACGCCACTTCCGTCCCCGCCAACCTCCCGGTTCGCCAGTCCTGGGTCTGGGCCTTCGCACCGGACGGGCGGGTCCTCGTTCTCCTCGGACCCGACACCGGCGGAGCCGTCCTGCCCGGTGGCAAGCCAGAACCTGAAGACGGCGGTGACCCCGTGGCCACCGCCGTCCGTGAAACCCGCGAAGAGGCTGCTGCAGACCTCGCCGGCGCTCGATACCTCGGGTACCTGTCGGACCCCGACGTCCCCTGTGCCCGGGTCCGCTACGCCGCCGCCCTCACGCGCCTGGACGCGGCCCACGTCGATCCGGCTACCGGCCGAACCTACGTCCGCATCCTGGCCACCCCCGAGCAGGCCCTGGAGTTCTTCGACTGGGGACCATCCGCAGCGCAGGAGCAGCTCACGGCTGCGCACCAGGCCCGCGTCCTCCTCGGCATCCCCAAAGCCGCTCACCAGCCCGTCACCGAAATCACCGACCAGATCTCCTGGTAA
- a CDS encoding PIG-L deacetylase family protein, whose amino-acid sequence MNHPSLPSLLAVFAHPDDESLLVGGVLAQHHAAGARTAVVTATWSPDSRRAPELADALAVLGAGTPRLLGYNDARNPEAAPGQPRLVDAPLNEAIGRLVAHIRDFRPDIVVTHDEVGQLTGHPDHVRTHQITLLAAEAAGLAHLHPEAGPPWQPAALYAATHPESGVGLLGPLLEGVGKKVLAVPDSYVTTSVDVTPWVDSKLRAILAHRGEVARERSLPGILARLPEADRIQIIQTEHFTRLTPGPTKGDPAQLVT is encoded by the coding sequence ATGAACCACCCGTCCCTGCCCTCGCTGCTGGCAGTGTTCGCCCACCCTGACGATGAAAGTCTTCTAGTCGGCGGTGTGCTCGCGCAGCACCACGCCGCCGGTGCCCGCACAGCGGTCGTCACCGCCACCTGGTCCCCCGACAGCCGCCGAGCGCCCGAACTCGCCGACGCCCTCGCCGTCCTGGGCGCCGGCACCCCACGTCTGCTCGGCTACAACGACGCCCGCAACCCCGAGGCCGCACCCGGCCAGCCCCGGCTCGTCGACGCTCCCCTCAATGAGGCCATCGGCCGCCTCGTCGCCCATATCAGGGACTTCCGCCCCGACATCGTCGTCACCCACGACGAAGTCGGCCAACTCACCGGTCACCCCGACCACGTACGCACCCATCAGATCACCCTGCTCGCCGCCGAAGCCGCCGGACTCGCCCACCTGCATCCCGAAGCCGGCCCGCCCTGGCAGCCGGCCGCGCTGTACGCCGCCACGCACCCCGAGTCCGGTGTCGGGCTGCTCGGTCCTCTGCTCGAAGGGGTGGGAAAGAAGGTACTCGCGGTGCCGGACTCGTACGTGACTACCAGCGTCGACGTCACCCCCTGGGTCGATTCGAAGCTGCGGGCGATCCTCGCGCACCGCGGCGAGGTCGCCCGTGAGCGGTCCCTGCCCGGCATCCTCGCCCGCCTTCCCGAAGCAGACCGCATCCAGATCATCCAGACCGAACACTTCACCCGCCTCACTCCCGGCCCTACGAAAGGCGACCCGGCCCAGCTGGTTACCTGA
- a CDS encoding 3'-5' exonuclease — protein MDALVNDPRFAATTFLVIDFEGLTPAGRPAEPIEVAALALRPEDDQLVEVGRFEELIRPPADVPVTARDVQLKGITQQMLSTARPAGEVLARLDARLTAPPYRLVAHHASTEAGIICRQAEHCPVLAATPLLDTLRLAKAVVPGLGSYGLDGLLGYYGIPQPAGRHRAMPDVEVTTQVLARLLNDGCAHGRWSTLLELDAVAGLQPNRRPAPEAEQRALF, from the coding sequence GTGGACGCGCTGGTGAACGATCCCCGCTTCGCCGCCACGACGTTCTTGGTGATCGATTTCGAAGGCCTCACCCCGGCGGGACGGCCTGCCGAGCCGATCGAGGTCGCGGCGCTGGCACTGCGCCCGGAAGACGACCAGCTGGTGGAGGTCGGCCGGTTCGAGGAGCTGATCCGGCCTCCTGCCGACGTGCCCGTGACCGCTCGGGACGTCCAGCTCAAGGGCATCACCCAGCAGATGCTCTCCACGGCACGTCCGGCCGGCGAAGTGCTGGCGCGGCTCGACGCACGTCTGACCGCGCCGCCGTACCGGCTCGTGGCCCACCATGCCTCCACAGAAGCCGGGATCATCTGCCGGCAGGCCGAGCACTGTCCCGTGCTCGCGGCGACGCCACTGCTGGACACCCTGCGGCTGGCCAAGGCCGTGGTGCCCGGGCTCGGCTCCTACGGGCTGGACGGACTGCTCGGCTACTACGGCATCCCCCAGCCGGCCGGGCGGCATCGCGCGATGCCCGATGTCGAGGTCACCACCCAGGTGCTGGCCCGGCTGCTGAACGACGGATGCGCCCATGGACGCTGGAGCACCCTCCTCGAACTGGACGCGGTCGCCGGATTACAGCCCAACCGGCGACCGGCGCCTGAAGCGGAGCAACGAGCCCTGTTCTGA
- a CDS encoding class I SAM-dependent methyltransferase, with the protein MSTAAPGRDDRSLSAAYWEPLWAGGRRYREVCTGEKQLMGKHLGPGRGRLALDIGSGDGALARHLHHELGYRTTGIDCSPSAVALAATHDTNPEPGPDRGPAWHCLDFTTDDLTTLAHPAYALITCRLVYRWIDDKPAFLDRIRRILAPGGVFWVITEIAGRRTTTNPALKKLGISPLDAELLTTGWSCARTADLDVLRCYALRP; encoded by the coding sequence GTGAGCACGGCAGCACCGGGCCGGGACGACCGCTCCCTGTCCGCCGCGTACTGGGAGCCGCTCTGGGCAGGCGGCCGCCGCTACCGGGAGGTGTGCACAGGCGAGAAGCAGCTGATGGGCAAGCACCTCGGCCCCGGCAGGGGCCGCCTCGCCCTCGACATCGGCAGCGGCGACGGCGCCCTGGCCCGTCACCTCCACCACGAGCTCGGCTACCGGACGACCGGCATCGACTGCTCCCCCAGCGCGGTCGCACTCGCCGCCACCCACGACACCAACCCCGAGCCCGGCCCCGATCGGGGGCCGGCCTGGCACTGCCTGGACTTCACCACCGACGACCTCACCACCCTGGCGCACCCCGCCTATGCCCTCATCACCTGCCGCCTGGTCTACCGGTGGATCGACGACAAGCCGGCCTTCCTCGACCGGATCCGGCGCATCCTCGCGCCCGGCGGAGTCTTCTGGGTGATCACCGAGATCGCCGGCCGCCGCACGACCACCAACCCGGCCCTCAAAAAGCTCGGGATCTCACCCCTGGACGCCGAACTGCTGACGACCGGCTGGTCCTGTGCGCGGACCGCCGACCTCGACGTCCTGCGCTGCTACGCCCTGCGGCCCTGA